The genomic window ATGTTAACCGATGAGTTAGGCTACATAAAAATGAATCGCTTTGCAGAGACGAGTTTCAAAGAATTTAAGACGGCTTTAGAAGATCTGCAAGATCAAGGTGCTACAAAACTAGCTTTAGATTTACGAGATAATCCAGGAGGTTTTCTTGGTATTGCAGAGCAAATTGCAGATGAGTTTTTAGAGGACGATAAACTCATTTTGTTTACAAGAGATAAAAAGGGACGAGAAGAGCGTACCTATGCCACAAGAAGAGGTGATTTTGAAGATGGTGAAATCTATATTCTCATCAATGAAAATTCAGCCTCAGCAAGTGAGGTTATTGCAGGTGCGTTACAAGATAATGACAAAGGGATTATAGTTGGAAGACGATCGTACGGTAAAGGTTTGGTACAACGTGAAATGGCACTAGGTGATGGTAGTGCTGTGCGTTTAACCGTTTCTAGGTATTACACACCAACAGGACGTTCCATTCAGAGACCATATACCAACGGAGACAATAATGCTTATTACAATGATTACTATAAACGTTTAAGAACAGGTGAGTTAGCAGACGAAGATAATATTGAAGTTGATGATTCGCTAAAATTCACAACGCCAAAAGGAAAGGTAGTGTATGGTGGTGGTGGAATTATACCTGATGTTTTTGTGCCTGTAGACCGTTCTTTTGATAACGAAACGATTAACTATCTAAGACGCAGAGGTCATTTTGGTTACTTTGTTTTTGAAGAGTTAGATAAAGACAGAAGTATTTATCAAGATGTCACAAAATATGATTTTATAAATAATTTTGAGGTGAGTGATGATATCGTTGTTCGCTTTCAAGATTACGTAAATCAAAAGGAAGGTACAAATATTACTTTTGTGGCTTATAATGATGAAATAAGACGTCTTATAAAAGCAACCCTAGCCAGACAGTTATTTGATGATAATTCCTTTGAAGAAGTCCTAAACAAGGAAGATATCATGGTGCAAGAAGTGATTCTTCTTAGCAACGAATACCCAAGTTTTAAACAATAACTTTATCGTGTACTTTGGTGTGTTTGCCACTATTCCAAAGTGTAAGAATATCTGTGGCTACATGAGCACCACTTCCAGAGGCCATAGCAAATTGACTTCTCCAGCCAGCTAAAGTACCAGCAACGTATAAATTATCTTCTACTAAATGATCTGTGTTTTTTAACCAGATTCTGTCTTTTTCTTTGGCAGCTCTAGGATGAGGTTCAATATAATTTTCTAACCCTTTTATAGTAAAAAGATTAGTGTAGCCAACAGCTATTACTACAACCTTAGATGAGTATTCATTTTTATTAGTGGTAACCCTAAAGCCATCTGTGTTTTTCTCTATGCGAGTTACCTTCTCGTTATCTATTTGGGTAACGTGAGGATATAAGTCTTTAAGCTGTTGCGTACCGTCCTTTAAAATGTCCTCTCCCAAAGTACCGGGTTTAAGTCCAAGGACATTATTAAACAATGCTGTTTGAAGATGAGAGGTTTTTTGATGTGCTATAATACCAATCTTTTTGTCTTTTGCAAAAGGCTTATCTTTTGCAGAACCTAAAACTAAAGCACAAGATAAACCAGCTGCACCAGCACCAATGATTAGTACATCAAAACTCATTTTCTTTTTTTGCTTAAAGTTTCAATTTTTTTAGAGATTCTAAGAATTTGTAATAAAAAAATAGCACAAAGTGCTGCAACAATTGTTATAACTGCTGTTTGGCTTTCGCCAGTTAATAATGCATCAAAGTTCAATTTTGTGGCGTTAAAAATTATAAGACCTACAGCAATAATGGTTAGTACCCAGATAAAAATTTTCATGTTAAAAAAGTTTAAGCTAATAGCATTTTAATGTTATGTGCAAATAATTTTACGGCTATCGCTAACAAAATTACACCAAAAACTTTTCTAATTATGTTAATGCCATTTTTACCTATAATTCTTTCAATTTTTGCAGAGGTTTTAAGAACAGCATAAATTACAATAACATTACAGATTACGGCAACGATAATGTTTTCAATTTCAAATTCTGCCCGTAAAGATAACAAGGTTGTTAAGCTTCCTGGTCCGGCGATTAAAGGGAAAGCTAAAGGAAAGACTGATGCTGTTACGGCACTACTTTCATCATCTTTGTATAGTGTTATACCTAATATCATTTCTAATGCAATAAAGAAGATGACAAATGCACCGGCTACAGCAAATGAATTAACATCAATGCCAATGAGGTTTAATAAACTTTTACCCACAAAAAGAAAAACAATCATAATTATACCAGCAATTAATGATGCTTTTTCACTCTGTATATGACCAACTTTTTTGCGTAAATCGATAATGATTGGAATATTCCCTACAATATCAATTACAGCAAATAAAACCATAAAAGCAGTAAATATTTGTTTAATTTCTAACTGCATAGCTCCCGTTTTTAAAATTCGCCGCAAAGGTCTTATTTTATTGTGGATTAACAATATAAATAACGGTAAAGTTTATTTATTTTTGTGGCATGTTTCAGTTAGGAAAAACCATAGTTTCAGAAGATATTATAGAAAAGGATTTTGTGTGTAATCTCTCGGCATGCAAAGGCGCATGTTGTATAGATGGTGATGCAGGCGCACCTTTAGATGAAGAAGAAATCAAAATTTTAGATGATATCTATCCAAAAGTAAGGCCTTTTTTGCGCAAGGAAGGTGTTGAGGTTCTTGATGCTCAAGGTGCTTGGGTAAAAACGTCTTATGGCGAATTAGAAACTCCGCTTATTAATGGTGCTGAGTGTGCTTACGTTATTTTTGATAACAAAAATACCGCATTATGTGGTATTGAAGAGGCTTACAACCAAGGAGAAATAAGCTGGAAAAAACCTGTGTCGTGTCATCTTTATCCAATTAGAGTTAAGGACTATTCTGAATTTTCTGCAGTTAACTACGAAAAATGGGAAATATGCGATGATGCCTGTACTTTAGGCAAAGAATTACAAGTACCTATCTATAAATTTGTAAAGGAAGCTTTGATTAGAAAATTTGGTGAAGATTGGTATGCCGAATTGGAAAAAACTGCAGTGAAGAATTTTAAGTAGTCTAGTATCAAATATAAACATAAAATAAAAAGCACTCAATGCCGAACTGTACGGGAGAGTGCTTTTTTATTTCTAAAAAATGGATTAATTAATTTGCTTCCATTAAAGCAAAGAACTTATCAATGTTAGGCATTAGTATAATGCGTGTTCTACGATTTTTAGATCGGTTTTCTCTAGTATCGTTATCTACTAAAGGTTGGTAACTACTACGACCAGAGGCTATAAGTTTTGCTGGGTCTACTTTGTACTTGTTTTGTAATTTTCTAACTACCGAAGTGGCTCTTAATACACTTAAGTCCCAGTTGTCTTGTATTTTTTCTGTATTAATGCTTCTAGAATCTGTGTGCCCTTCTACCATAACATCAATACTTTCTTCAGAATTAATAACATCTGCTAGCTTTTGTAAAATGTGATCCGCTTTATTGCTTATTCTGTAGCTTCCAGAATTAAATAACATTTTGTCTGAGATAGAAATCATTACTACAGTTTCATTAATGTTTACAGCAATATCTTCATCTTCATTTAAATCTGAGCTGTTCATTGTTTTTTCAAGATTGTATTGAATGGCTAAATTCATTGAATCTTTTAAAGTCTTTGCTTCGGCTAGCTTTGCTGGATCGACATTTTCTAACGTAGCAAGCATTTTGCGTTTACTTTCATTAGACATAACAGTGCCATCTTTATTGACATCTAGCTTTATGTCGTTTTCTATTTTAAGACCTTCTACATCTTCACTTAGTGAGTTGATTTTATCATTGTATCTATCAACACGTTCTTGAATTTTTGCAAATTTGTTTTCTAGATCTTCTTTCTCTACTTGGGTTTTGGTTAGTTGGCTTTTAATCTCGCCATTTTCTTGCTCAAGGGCCAAATATTTCTTTTTAGAAACACAAGAGCTTAACAGAATTGTTGCTACTAAAAGCATTGAAATTTTTTTCATGTTTTTGATTTAAATATGGTTATCTAATACAAATACATATACGACCAAACACGTTTTTTGGATGTTGAAGTGTAATAAAATTTAAGAATAGACAATAAAAAAGCCTTAGATTTTCTAAGGCTTTTTTATGTTTATGAAGTGTTATTTATTCTTCTTGGTCAGAAATCAGTTTAGCAGGTTTAACAGAGCTGTCATGCGATTGATAGTACTCCTCTAAGAGATTCATCATAGCGGTCAATAGGTCTTTAGTTTCTAGTAATAAACTAAAATATAGCGTTGTGTTTTTAGGACTTGATTCTTCGCTTCTTGTACGTTCTACCTGCTTTTGTATTTTGTCTTTGACTAAATTAAAGATCTCAGTTTTTCTTTCTAGGACAGCACCAATTTGCTCAAAAGATCTAGACTCAAATGCAGTTTGTGTTGTTGCAAATAATGTCTCTAGTTTTGTGTC from Winogradskyella sp. MH6 includes these protein-coding regions:
- a CDS encoding OmpA/MotB family protein, which codes for MKKISMLLVATILLSSCVSKKKYLALEQENGEIKSQLTKTQVEKEDLENKFAKIQERVDRYNDKINSLSEDVEGLKIENDIKLDVNKDGTVMSNESKRKMLATLENVDPAKLAEAKTLKDSMNLAIQYNLEKTMNSSDLNEDEDIAVNINETVVMISISDKMLFNSGSYRISNKADHILQKLADVINSEESIDVMVEGHTDSRSINTEKIQDNWDLSVLRATSVVRKLQNKYKVDPAKLIASGRSSYQPLVDNDTRENRSKNRRTRIILMPNIDKFFALMEAN
- a CDS encoding DUF3109 family protein, giving the protein MFQLGKTIVSEDIIEKDFVCNLSACKGACCIDGDAGAPLDEEEIKILDDIYPKVRPFLRKEGVEVLDAQGAWVKTSYGELETPLINGAECAYVIFDNKNTALCGIEEAYNQGEISWKKPVSCHLYPIRVKDYSEFSAVNYEKWEICDDACTLGKELQVPIYKFVKEALIRKFGEDWYAELEKTAVKNFK
- a CDS encoding S41 family peptidase, giving the protein MATKNKYIPLIVGVAIAAGVVIGGKLNFTDTSDNLFTTNSKKDKLNRLIDYIDYEYVDDVNTDSIVDVTVNGILDNLDPHSTYIPKEDLERITENMKGDFVGIGINYYPYKDTIAVIKPTEDGPSESAGIMSGDRILLADGDTIYGRNITNEYISKKLKGDKNTKVKLTVYRKSEDEILEFEVKRKSIPIKSVDAAYMLTDELGYIKMNRFAETSFKEFKTALEDLQDQGATKLALDLRDNPGGFLGIAEQIADEFLEDDKLILFTRDKKGREERTYATRRGDFEDGEIYILINENSASASEVIAGALQDNDKGIIVGRRSYGKGLVQREMALGDGSAVRLTVSRYYTPTGRSIQRPYTNGDNNAYYNDYYKRLRTGELADEDNIEVDDSLKFTTPKGKVVYGGGGIIPDVFVPVDRSFDNETINYLRRRGHFGYFVFEELDKDRSIYQDVTKYDFINNFEVSDDIVVRFQDYVNQKEGTNITFVAYNDEIRRLIKATLARQLFDDNSFEEVLNKEDIMVQEVILLSNEYPSFKQ
- a CDS encoding NAD(P)/FAD-dependent oxidoreductase, translated to MSFDVLIIGAGAAGLSCALVLGSAKDKPFAKDKKIGIIAHQKTSHLQTALFNNVLGLKPGTLGEDILKDGTQQLKDLYPHVTQIDNEKVTRIEKNTDGFRVTTNKNEYSSKVVVIAVGYTNLFTIKGLENYIEPHPRAAKEKDRIWLKNTDHLVEDNLYVAGTLAGWRSQFAMASGSGAHVATDILTLWNSGKHTKVHDKVIV
- a CDS encoding MarC family protein; this encodes MQLEIKQIFTAFMVLFAVIDIVGNIPIIIDLRKKVGHIQSEKASLIAGIIMIVFLFVGKSLLNLIGIDVNSFAVAGAFVIFFIALEMILGITLYKDDESSAVTASVFPLAFPLIAGPGSLTTLLSLRAEFEIENIIVAVICNVIVIYAVLKTSAKIERIIGKNGINIIRKVFGVILLAIAVKLFAHNIKMLLA